A single Anopheles arabiensis isolate DONGOLA chromosome 2, AaraD3, whole genome shotgun sequence DNA region contains:
- the LOC120895114 gene encoding aromatic-L-amino-acid decarboxylase, producing the protein MDSKEFRRRGTEMVEYICNYLETLEQRRVTPCVEPGYLKHQLPDEAPEEPEPWEKIMQDVEDKIMPGVTHWQHPRFHAYFPSGNSFPSILGDMLSDGIGCIGFSWAASPACTELETIVLDWLGKAIGLPDSFLALKPGSRGGGVIQTSASECVLVTMLAARAQAIKYLKQQHPFVEEGHLLSKLMAYCSKEAHSCVEKAAMISFVKLRILEPDEKCCLRADTLIKAMEEDEQQGLIPFFVSTTLGTTGSCAFDDLAEIGEALQRFPSVWLHVDAAYAGNAFICPELKYLLKGIQYADSFNTNPNKWLLTNFDCSTLWVRDRIRLTSALVVDPLYLQHGYTDSAIDYRHWGVPLSRRFRSLKLWFVLRSYGISGLQAYIRHHIELAKRFEALVLKDSRFEVCNEVRLGLVCFRLKGTDRINEKLLSSINASGKLHMVPASVNDTYVIRFCAVAQNAKVEDIDYAWDVITDFASEILEKEQADEVSEIVDRRKTHTLAQKRSFFVRMVSDPKIYNPAINKAQTPHRMSTELTSPGHDGTVVKVQSPKTPGSATWISWPLAFLFASADDGTKNDVTLRFRHLDTMMRLSASRRNSATGGSSPSPEAENGITLLKSPKKSPILMRKRGSSPNPPPTAVGANNGSAK; encoded by the exons ATGGATAGTAAAGAGTTCCGACGCCGCGGTACCGAGATGGTGGAGTACATCTGCAACTatctggaaacgttggagcaGCGCCGAGTAACGCCGTGCGTTGAGCCAGGCTATCTGAAGCACCAGCTGCCCGACGAGGCGCCAGAAGAACCGGAACCCTGGGAAAAGATCATGCAGGACGTGGAGGATAAGATCATGCCGGGCGTAACGCACTGGCAGCATCCGCGCTTTCACGCCTACTTTCCGTCCGGTAACTCGTTCCCCTCGATACTGGGTGACATGCTGAGCGATGGGATCGGGTGTATCGGGTTTTCGTGGGCGGCCAGCCCGGCCTGTACCGAGCTGGAGACGATCGTGCTGGATTGGTTGG GCAAAGCAATTGGACTGCCCGATTCGTTTCTTGCACTTAAACCCGGCagccgtggtggtggcgttATACAG ACGTCCGCGTCGGAGTGTGTGCTGGTAACGATGCTGGCCGCCCGGGCCCAAGCGATCAAGTAtctgaagcagcagcacccgtTCGTCGAGGAGGGCCACCTGCTGTCCAAGCTGATGGCGTACTGCTCGAAGGAGGCGCACAGCTGCGTCGAAAAGGCGGCCATGATCAGCTTCGTCAAGCTGCGCATCCTCGAGCCGGACGAAAAGTGTTGCCTGCGGGCGGACACACTGATAAAG GCAATGGAGGAAGACGAACAGCAGGGTTTGATACCGTTCTTCGTGTCGACCACGCTCGGTACGACCGGTTCCTGTGCGTTCGACGATCTGGCCGAGATCGGGGAGGCACTGCAGCGCTTCCCGAGCGTCTGGCTGCACGTGGATGCGGCCTACGCCGGCAATGCGTTCATCTGCCCCGAGCTGAAGTACCTGCTGAAGGGCATCCAGTATGCGGACTCGTTCAACACCAACCCGAACAAGTGGCTGCTGACGAACTTTGACTGCTCGACGCTGTGGGTGCGCGATCGCATCCGCCTGACGTCGGCGCTGGTCGTCGATCCGCTGTATCTGCAGCACGGGTACACCGATTCGGCGATCGACTATCGGCACTGGGGCGTACCGCTCAGCCGCCGGTTTCGTTCGCTCAAGCTGTGGTTCGTGCTGCGCAGCTACGGCATCTCCGGGCTGCAGGCGTACATCCGGCACCATATCGAGCTGGCCAAGCGGTTCGAGGCGCTCGTGCTGAAGGACAGCCGATTCGAGGTGTGCAACGAGGTGCGGCTCGGGCTGGTCTGCTTCCGGCTGAAGGGAACGGACCGGATCAACGAGAAGCTGCTGAGCAGCATCAATGCGTCCGGCAAGCTGCACATGGTGCCGGCATCCGTCAACGATACGTACGTCATACGGTTCTGTGCCGTGGCGCAAAATGCCAAGGTTGAGGATAttg ACTACGCCTGGGATGTCATAACGGATTTCGCCTCGGAAATACTGGAAAAGGAACAGGCGGACGAGGTCAGCGAGATCGTCGATCGGCGCAAAACGCACACGCTCGCCCAGAAGCGCTCATTCTTCGTGCGCATGGTTAGCGATCCGAAGATCTACAATCCGGCGATCAACAAGGCTCAGACGCCGCACCGTATGTCCACCGAGCTGACCTCACCGGGGCACGATGGTACCGTGGTGAAGGTACAGTCACCCAA GACACCCGGTTCAGCGACATGGATCAGCTGGCCATTGGCATTCCTATTCGCATCCGCCGATGATGGCACGAAGAATGATGTCACACTCAG ATTCCGCCACCTTGACACGATGATGCGACTATCGGCTTCACGGCGCAACTCCGCTACGGGCGGATCGTCCCCATCGCCCGAAGCCGAAAACGGTATTACCCTGCTGAAGTCGCCCAAAAAATCCCCGATTCTGATGCGAAAGCGTGGCTCATCGCCGAACCCACCACCGACGGCGGTGGGTGCGAACAATGGCTCGGCAAAGTAA
- the LOC120895952 gene encoding uncharacterized protein LOC120895952 isoform X2 encodes MDREEDFDISKRDAKRLAEPLIKAAYADGIDAGRQVHYQRNFDEGYRKGFAAGFEHGQHQARRALEEQGRKPAATGGGGGS; translated from the coding sequence ATGGATCGGGAGGAAGACTTTGACATCTCCAAGCGAGATGCGAAGCGGCTGGCGGAACCGCTCATTAAGGCCGCCTACGCGGACGGTATCGATGCCGGGCGGCAAGTGCACTATCAGCGCAATTTTGACGAGGGCTACCGGAAAGGGTTCGCCGCCGGATTCGAGCACGGTCAGCACCAGGCACGGCGGGCACTGGAGGAGCAGGGGAGGAAACCGGCAGcaaccggtggtggtggtggtagctgA